A portion of the Girardinichthys multiradiatus isolate DD_20200921_A chromosome 23, DD_fGirMul_XY1, whole genome shotgun sequence genome contains these proteins:
- the syce3 gene encoding synaptonemal complex central element protein 3 produces the protein MEDSSFSTVPSRSSTDMCELNKDLEKITEDVENISVQLTWMAYDMVTLRTGFEMDTCMRELEDACSRCRAAVFGEPEPKAGSDNADSSQTVDEVE, from the exons ATGGAAGATTCGTCTTTTTCCACGGTGCCTTCACGGAGCAGCACCGATATGTGTGAACTGAACAAAGATTTGGAGAAGATCACTGAAGATGTTGAGAACATATCAG TGCAGCTGACCTGGATGGCTTACGACATGGTGACGCTGCGGACCGGGTTCGAGATGGATACGTGTATGCGGGAACTGGAAGATGCCTGTAGCAGATGCAGAGCTGCTGTCTTTGGGGAGCCTGAACCGAAAGCTGGATCTGATAATGCTGACTCATCACAAACTGTAGATGAAGTGGAGTAA